DNA from Candidatus Melainabacteria bacterium RIFOXYA2_FULL_32_9:
GTAATTTTTTTCAAGTGAGCAACAATATAGATTAACTCTTCTGCAGCCTTTACAAGTGTTTCAGCCTGTTTTTTCATATTATCATTATGAACTTCAAGCCTATATACTCTTAAGTTTACACAGGCTTTAACGATTTTCTTCGTAATTTTATTTAAAAGAGCTGTAACGTGCTGTATATCTTCTCTATCTATTGGAGTAATGAATGTTGAATTCAACTGGCATAATGTTTCTTTAGCTATATCATTACTCTTATGCTTTAGTCTTTTAGCATCAATTAATTTATCTTCACTAAATCCCTCATGCATAATTGTATTAAAAAGAATTGCCGCATCTCGAGAAACATTTGCACTCTCTTCAAAACATGCATAAAATACTTTGTCTTCTGGTGGTAAAATTTTCTCTAAAATATTAAATTTCATACTTACGAGCTCCCGTTAACTTAATTCCAGTCGGTTATATGAATAATTATTCAACAATCACAAATTATATAGAATACTTTTTTGCTAAAAGTAAAGATTAGTAAATGCCAAATCATTAGAATCTCAATTTTTATGATAACTCAAAAATAAATCACTTGTAATGAGGTAACAAAAAATTCTTACGTATTTTGTAAGACTGTCATCCTGAGCATTAGCGAAGGATCTCCGAAATTCTCCACTTAGTTCAGAATGACAATACGAAGTATTACTGGAAGAATTGAGAGCTTAAGAATGTGGCTAAGAGCCTATCCAGGAATTAAATTTACTTATGTCATCACGAGGTGCTTCGCACTGTCATTAGTCATCAGTAAATTAGACTATGATTAATGAATTTAGAAAAGGTGACTGTGTCACCTGACGTGGTGATCTTACCGATTTTGAATAATTGCTGTAAAATGGAAAGATTGCCACAGATTCCTTCGGAATCTTCGCAATGACAACTGTACGTTTTTATTTCCTGGATAGGTTCTTAGCCACAAGAATGACAGAGAATAGCCTAAGAATTTTTTGTTTATTCCTTATTATTAGCTAATTTTAGCAAAAAGAGTGAAAAACCCAGTCCAAACACCTTAAAGGTGATTAAAAGCTTCACTCTTTTTGCTATCTACAAAAATTTGTTAGTTAAATTAACATTCCAACAATTTATCTTTAACTACAACTTGAGCATCAAATTCTTCAATATATTTAATAGCACTTGTTGCAGATAATGCACCATCAGCTGCTGATGTTATTACCTGTCTTAAAGGAGTCACTCTTATATCCCCGGCTGCGTATACTCCTTTACAACTGGTTTCTAAATTTATATCAGTAATAATAAAACCTGCTGCATCTAACTGAATTTGATCTCTGAAAAGTTCTGAATTTGGTGAAAATCCAATGTATGGAAATACTCCATCGGTCTGTATTTCACTTATTTCGCCTGTTTTTACATTTTCAAGCACTATTGTATTAACACTATTTTCACCTTTAATCTCTTTAATTACTGTATTCCAAATAAAGCCAATTTTAGGATTATTAATTGCTCTTTCCTGATAAAGTTTATCAGCCCTCAAGCAATCTCTTCTGTGAATTATATTTACTGAAGACGCAAATTTGGTAAGATACAAAGCTTCTTCTACAGCGGCATTGCCACCACCAATTACACTTACAACTTTATCTTTAAAAAATGCCCCATCACAAACCGCACAATAGCTAACACCCCTGCCAGCAAATTCTTCTTCCCCAGGAACTCCTAATTTTCTTGCCTGTGCTCCTGTTGCTATAATAACTGTTTTTGATTTTAAGCTGTATTCTAGTGTTTCAATAGTTTTTATATCTGAACATAAATCAACACGTACAATTTCCTGGAAAGTATACTTATCTATATTGAATTTATCAGCGTGTTCTTCAAATTTTTCCATTAATTCAAAACCGCCAATATTTGGAAAACCAGGATAATTTTCTATCTCAAGAGTATTGCTTACCTGACCACCAAGCATACTTTTATCAATTATTGCAGTTTTGAGATTACCCCTAGCGGCATAAATTGCGGCAGAAAGACCAGCGGGGCCTCCACCTATTATTATTAAGTCATAATTTGCTTCTTTTAATGTTTTCATTGCTTCCATTATTTTGCACCTTTTCCAGTATTTTCTAACTACTATCTTGCAAAAATATCTTCTAATCGTGGTCCAGAAATTTTAGTTCCACACACTTCATATTCTACTATACTAGAGTTAATAAGTTTCCCTTTTCTGTAGTGCTCAACCGTAATTATATCAGTACCAATAAAATTATCTCCATCAACTGTTATTTTCGCCTTTTCATATTGTTTGACTTTATCAGTAAAATTTTCTCTTGTAAATATTGCCGTCTTACCTTGAACTTCTTTTATATTTATTGAAGCTGATGCACTTGATACAGGATTAGTAAGGGTTATAACATCTTTAAGTTTCTCAAAAGTCCATATATCAGAACTTTTAACTTTAAACATAAATGGATTGTTAGTTTCTATAACACTTCCTGCAACAGACCAGGTCCCGTAAAATTCTTCCGGCAATTCAGAACTTGCAGAAATATTCCCCTGTAATATTCCATTTTTTGTGATTATATTTTCCTCATAAGCAGGATTAAGACGAATAGGATCAATTTTTCCTATTGATAAAGCTAAAGCTATAAGAGGTATTAATATATATGACGACATAATTTAAAAATTTATCCCTTTACTGAAAATTTCTGAAATTCACCGGTATAAGGCTGATTATACACTTCTATGTTAAGAACAAATGACATAGGTGGACCTTGTTTGCACCAAGCTATCATCTCCTCAACTGAATTTTCATCACCCTCAAATATAGCTTCTACCTTACCGTCATGGGTATTTCTAACCCAGCCTGTTATTCCAAGACTTTTTGCTTTTTGAACAGTACTATATCGATAGCCAACCCCCTGAACCCTTCCTGCAATATATACGTGCACCCTTATCTTTTTCATCGTTGCTACCTATCTGTAATTATTGACTTTTTATAATTTAAATAAAACAAACAATTAAAACAACTTCATTAAGTTAATAATTTTATTCTCTAAATGGACTAATAGCATGGTTGAGCTATAATTTTAATGTAATTTGAGTAAGATTGAAAAAATAGACTATGAACAAAAAAGTATATATAGAGACACTTGGATGTCAGATGAATAAATCTGATACGGAAAGAATTTTCGGGATTCTTAGTGATATCGGATATAATAAGNNNNNNNNNAAATAAAGCCTATAGTTATCTTGGTGTTTGGGGAAAATGGAAAAAGTCAAAACCTGACTTGAAAATCGCCATGTGTGGCTGTGTTGCTCAACATACAAAAGAAAGTATATTTAAAAGAGCTCCTTATATAGATTTAATTTTTGGCACTCATAATATTCCCCAGCTTCCTGAATTGATAAGCAAATTAGACTTTCAAGAAAATGTGTACTCTATTTTACAAACCCCATATGAACCCAACGGAGAATTTTCTATAATCAGAGAAAAAGGAATCTCAGCCTGGCTTCCTATCATAGAAGGGTGCGACTATTTCTGTACTTACTGTATTGTCCCATATACAAGAGGAAGACAAAGAAGCAGGAAACCTCAAGACATTATTCAAGAAGCTAGAAATATTGCTAATGAAGGATATAAAGAGATTGTTCTCTTAGGTCAAACAGTAGATTCCTATGGAAAAGACTTTAAAGATGAAAATATCACTTTATCAAATCTTTTAAGAGAACTGAATAAGATAGAAAATATCCTAAGAATCAGGTTTGTAACGTCACATCCTGCTGATATTACTGATGAATTAATATCTACCGTAAAAGAGCTTGATAAAGTTTGTGAATATTTCCATATCCCAATGCAATCAGGAAATACCGAGGTATTAAAACAAATGAAGAGAAGATATTCCAGAGAGGAATATCTAGTTCTGGTAGAAAAAATA
Protein-coding regions in this window:
- a CDS encoding thioredoxin-disulfide reductase; translated protein: MKTLKEANYDLIIIGGGPAGLSAAIYAARGNLKTAIIDKSMLGGQVSNTLEIENYPGFPNIGGFELMEKFEEHADKFNIDKYTFQEIVRVDLCSDIKTIETLEYSLKSKTVIIATGAQARKLGVPGEEEFAGRGVSYCAVCDGAFFKDKVVSVIGGGNAAVEEALYLTKFASSVNIIHRRDCLRADKLYQERAINNPKIGFIWNTVIKEIKGENSVNTIVLENVKTGEISEIQTDGVFPYIGFSPNSELFRDQIQLDAAGFIITDINLETSCKGVYAAGDIRVTPLRQVITSAADGALSATSAIKYIEEFDAQVVVKDKLLEC
- a CDS encoding acylphosphatase gives rise to the protein MKKIRVHVYIAGRVQGVGYRYSTVQKAKSLGITGWVRNTHDGKVEAIFEGDENSVEEMIAWCKQGPPMSFVLNIEVYNQPYTGEFQKFSVKG